One Akkermansiaceae bacterium genomic region harbors:
- the rpiB gene encoding ribose 5-phosphate isomerase B — MNIAIGADHGGVDLKHAIVTHLQSAGHTVKDFGTNSEASVDYPDFSNQVARGVVNHGYDRGILICKSGVGMCMAVNRYHGIRGANVRSVDETVTTRQHNDANVLCLGAGLLEIDVALAMVDAFIKTGFEGGRHQARIDKASGSRLAVTDPELYNVIEAEKNRQNLNIELIASENFTSGAVMEAQGSVLTNKYAEGYPGRRWYGGCEFVDVAEQLAIDRAKEIFGADHANVQPHSGSQANTAVYFAVLKPGDKILTMDLAHGGHLTHGHKANFSGKFYQVTHYGVSEEDERIDYDALEKVAEEVKPKLITTGASAYPRTIDFERMGRIARKVGAYLFVDMAHIAGLVAAGVHPNPVPHADFVTTTTHKSLRGPRGGIILCKEEHAKKIDSTVFPGIQGGPLMHVIAAKAACFGEILNTNFKAYSQQVVDNAKAMAARLAGHGYRIVSGGTDNHLMLVDLRPAGIDGSIAQHALDECGITVNKNSIPFDTAGPFKPSGIRIGTPAVTTRGMKVADVEKVADFIHEALSNHDNDAKLAEIRDKVYAFNRDFPLPE; from the coding sequence ATGAATATCGCCATTGGAGCAGATCACGGAGGGGTTGACCTCAAGCACGCCATAGTAACTCACTTGCAGTCGGCAGGTCACACGGTTAAGGATTTCGGGACGAATAGCGAAGCCTCGGTGGATTATCCGGATTTTTCAAACCAGGTAGCCCGCGGGGTTGTCAACCACGGCTATGACCGCGGTATCCTGATCTGTAAATCAGGGGTCGGCATGTGTATGGCGGTGAACCGGTACCACGGTATCCGGGGCGCCAACGTCCGCAGTGTGGACGAGACGGTCACGACCCGTCAGCACAATGATGCCAATGTGCTTTGCCTCGGAGCAGGGCTTTTGGAAATAGATGTGGCCCTTGCCATGGTCGATGCTTTTATCAAGACCGGCTTTGAAGGAGGTCGGCACCAGGCCCGTATCGACAAGGCATCGGGAAGTCGTCTCGCGGTCACCGACCCCGAGCTTTACAACGTGATTGAGGCCGAGAAGAATCGCCAGAACTTGAATATCGAGCTGATTGCTTCTGAAAACTTCACCAGCGGTGCCGTGATGGAAGCGCAGGGAAGTGTGCTGACAAACAAATACGCCGAGGGATACCCCGGTCGCCGCTGGTATGGTGGTTGTGAATTTGTGGACGTGGCCGAGCAGCTTGCCATCGACCGGGCCAAGGAAATCTTCGGAGCCGATCACGCCAATGTGCAGCCGCATTCGGGCTCGCAGGCGAACACCGCCGTTTATTTCGCCGTACTCAAGCCGGGCGACAAAATCCTTACCATGGACCTCGCCCACGGCGGGCATCTGACCCATGGTCACAAGGCGAACTTCTCCGGGAAATTCTACCAGGTCACTCACTACGGTGTCAGTGAAGAGGACGAGCGTATCGATTACGACGCCCTCGAAAAAGTGGCTGAGGAGGTAAAACCCAAGCTGATCACCACGGGTGCCAGCGCTTACCCCCGCACGATTGATTTTGAACGTATGGGCAGGATTGCCAGGAAAGTGGGTGCCTACCTCTTTGTCGATATGGCACACATCGCCGGCCTTGTCGCGGCAGGTGTCCACCCTAACCCGGTGCCACACGCAGACTTTGTGACGACCACGACCCATAAGTCACTTCGTGGCCCGCGTGGTGGTATCATTCTGTGCAAGGAAGAGCATGCCAAGAAAATCGACAGCACCGTTTTCCCGGGAATTCAGGGCGGTCCGCTGATGCACGTCATTGCTGCCAAGGCGGCATGCTTTGGCGAGATCCTGAACACCAATTTCAAAGCCTACTCACAACAAGTGGTCGATAATGCCAAGGCCATGGCCGCACGTCTCGCCGGGCACGGCTACCGGATCGTCTCCGGAGGAACCGACAACCATCTCATGCTGGTGGACCTGCGTCCTGCGGGAATCGATGGCTCGATCGCCCAGCACGCGCTCGACGAGTGTGGTATCACGGTGAACAAAAACTCAATCCCCTTCGATACGGCAGGTCCGTTCAAGCCCAGTGGAATCAGGATCGGCACACCGGCGGTTACCACCCGTGGCATGAAGGTGGCCGATGTGGAGAAGGTGGCCGATTTCATCCACGAAGCGCTTTCGAACCACGACAACGACGCCAAACTCGCCGAGATCCGTGACAAGGTCTACGCCTTCAACCGGGACTTCCCGCTACCTGAGTAG
- the ftsY gene encoding signal recognition particle-docking protein FtsY gives MAGFFKKLFNKVANRAEIDWDELEADLIGADLGARTTMAIVDDLQALGRKISAEDVVDVCKQHIVGILKEDVAGLTPGIDGKPQVILVVGVNGTGKTTSSAKLAHLLKSQGHSVMLAAADTFRAAAVEQLGVWGERLGIPVVKGAPNADPASVCYTAHQKALTDGTEFLICDTAGRIHTRHNLMEELGKIERTIGKQDGNAPHLKLLVVDATTGGNALAQAKEFNKAIELDGLIVTKMDGSGKGGVAVVIQQELDIPTRFIGLGEEPDQFQVFNKQEFVDGIF, from the coding sequence ATGGCAGGATTTTTCAAAAAGCTTTTCAACAAGGTCGCCAATCGCGCGGAAATCGATTGGGACGAACTCGAGGCCGATCTCATCGGTGCCGACCTCGGCGCCCGCACCACGATGGCAATCGTCGACGACCTCCAGGCGCTGGGCCGGAAGATTTCCGCTGAGGATGTGGTCGATGTTTGCAAACAACATATCGTCGGCATCCTCAAGGAGGACGTGGCGGGGCTGACACCTGGCATCGATGGAAAACCGCAGGTCATTCTGGTGGTCGGCGTCAATGGCACGGGAAAAACCACCTCATCGGCGAAACTGGCCCATCTCCTCAAAAGCCAGGGTCACTCGGTGATGTTGGCGGCCGCCGATACCTTCCGTGCCGCCGCGGTCGAACAACTCGGTGTCTGGGGCGAGCGGCTCGGTATCCCCGTCGTCAAGGGCGCCCCCAACGCCGATCCGGCATCCGTTTGTTACACCGCCCATCAAAAGGCCCTGACGGACGGCACTGAGTTTTTAATCTGCGACACCGCAGGGCGGATTCACACCCGCCATAATCTGATGGAGGAGCTGGGCAAGATCGAGCGGACCATTGGCAAACAGGACGGAAATGCCCCGCATTTGAAATTATTGGTCGTGGACGCCACCACTGGCGGCAACGCCCTTGCACAGGCAAAGGAATTCAACAAAGCGATCGAACTCGACGGCTTGATCGTCACCAAGATGGACGGCTCGGGCAAAGGTGGGGTTGCCGTTGTCATCCAACAGGAACTCGATATCCCTACACGCTTCATTGGACTCGGTGAGGAGCCCGACCAGTTCCAGGTGTTCAACAAACAGGAGTTTGTCGACGGCATATTCTAG
- the tkt gene encoding transketolase has translation MNQEILAQTANEARGLAIDAVHACSSGHLGLPLGCAEIGAVLFGDSENGLRFNPDAPKWLNRDRFVLSAGHGSMFLYSWLHISGYAVSLQDVKDFRKLHSITPGHPEFDETPGVEATTGPLGQGIGNAVGYALSGKHAAAKYNTADHRVFDNHVVVLAGDGCLQEGVAKEAIAFAGHNQLDNLILIYDSNDVTLDAMADVTQGEDTEQYFASQQWDAVTIDGHDLGAVSAALQNAKSNDNGKPKVIIAKTVIGKGIPEVEGSAKGHGESGANFAESARAGMGLPDGSFYVSEATRTYFAERKQVAISAFEKWNRTYEAWAAANPGLAAELTSGVAKAVPSDLLDQIPEFASDYSNATRAAGGDVIQAVAKAMPSLVTGSADLYGSTKNYIKDAGDFGAENYAGRNIWYGIREHAMGAISNGIAYDGLFRPSCATFAVFADYVRPSIRIAALAKLPVTYILTHDSVGVGEDGPTHQPVETVSGLRVIPGLDVFRPADPEETAGAWAASMHRTDGPSALFLTRQTVPNYSDVAARTRREGAYYGGYILKKEVGELETILMASGSEVEHCMKAAEQLGDGVRVVSMPCMERFNRQSCEYKNSVLPNACQRRVAIEAGVSGLWWYYVGNQGEVLGIDRFGISAPGGTVMKELGMTADAVVQAVNKLA, from the coding sequence ATGAATCAGGAAATTCTTGCCCAAACCGCTAATGAGGCCCGCGGCCTTGCCATTGATGCTGTTCACGCCTGTTCTTCAGGCCACCTGGGGTTGCCTCTCGGCTGTGCTGAGATTGGTGCCGTTCTGTTTGGCGACAGTGAAAACGGACTGCGTTTCAATCCGGACGCACCCAAATGGCTGAACCGCGACCGTTTTGTGCTCTCGGCTGGCCATGGATCGATGTTTCTTTACAGCTGGCTCCATATTTCCGGATACGCCGTTTCGCTGCAGGATGTGAAGGATTTCCGGAAACTGCACAGCATCACGCCGGGTCATCCTGAATTTGATGAAACACCGGGGGTCGAGGCCACGACCGGGCCGCTGGGCCAGGGGATCGGCAATGCCGTGGGCTACGCGCTCAGTGGTAAACACGCTGCCGCGAAGTATAATACCGCGGATCACAGGGTCTTTGATAACCACGTGGTGGTTCTGGCCGGTGACGGCTGTTTGCAGGAGGGGGTCGCCAAGGAGGCCATCGCCTTCGCCGGGCACAACCAGCTCGATAACCTGATTCTCATTTACGATAGCAACGACGTCACCCTCGATGCCATGGCCGATGTCACCCAGGGTGAGGACACCGAGCAATATTTCGCTTCCCAGCAATGGGATGCCGTCACGATCGACGGCCACGATCTGGGTGCGGTTTCGGCGGCACTCCAAAATGCCAAATCCAACGACAACGGCAAACCCAAGGTGATTATCGCCAAAACGGTTATTGGCAAGGGGATTCCCGAAGTCGAGGGAAGCGCCAAGGGGCACGGGGAAAGTGGTGCTAATTTCGCTGAATCCGCACGCGCAGGCATGGGGCTGCCCGATGGTTCATTCTATGTTTCAGAGGCCACCAGGACATACTTCGCCGAGCGGAAACAAGTGGCTATATCAGCCTTTGAAAAGTGGAACAGGACTTATGAGGCGTGGGCTGCGGCCAACCCTGGACTCGCCGCCGAGCTCACCTCGGGTGTGGCCAAGGCGGTGCCGAGTGATTTGCTCGACCAGATCCCTGAGTTTGCCTCCGACTACAGCAACGCCACACGCGCTGCGGGCGGCGATGTGATCCAGGCCGTCGCCAAGGCCATGCCGTCACTGGTCACCGGATCAGCCGATCTCTATGGCTCGACCAAGAACTACATCAAGGACGCCGGGGATTTTGGCGCCGAAAACTATGCCGGGCGTAACATCTGGTATGGTATCCGCGAGCATGCCATGGGTGCCATATCCAACGGGATCGCCTACGATGGCCTGTTCCGTCCCTCCTGTGCGACCTTCGCGGTTTTTGCCGACTATGTACGTCCCTCGATCCGGATTGCGGCTCTGGCCAAACTTCCCGTCACCTACATTCTGACCCACGACTCCGTGGGTGTGGGTGAAGACGGCCCCACTCACCAGCCGGTGGAAACCGTGAGTGGTCTTCGTGTGATCCCTGGCCTCGACGTATTCCGTCCTGCCGACCCCGAGGAAACCGCCGGTGCCTGGGCGGCGTCGATGCACCGCACCGATGGCCCGAGCGCGCTTTTCCTGACCCGCCAGACCGTGCCCAACTACAGTGATGTTGCTGCCAGGACCCGCCGTGAAGGTGCCTACTACGGTGGCTACATCCTGAAAAAGGAAGTGGGTGAACTGGAGACCATCCTCATGGCCAGCGGCTCCGAGGTGGAGCACTGCATGAAGGCCGCGGAACAACTCGGCGACGGGGTGCGCGTGGTTTCCATGCCATGTATGGAACGATTCAATCGTCAAAGCTGTGAATACAAGAACAGCGTGCTGCCCAACGCATGCCAGCGCCGCGTCGCCATCGAAGCCGGTGTGTCCGGTCTCTGGTGGTACTACGTCGGCAACCAGGGTGAGGTACTGGGTATCGACCGTTTCGGTATCTCCGCACCGGGTGGCACCGTCATGAAAGAGCTCGGCATGACCGCCGATGCCGTCGTCCAGGCGGTCAACAAGCTCGCCTAA
- a CDS encoding ATP phosphoribosyltransferase — protein MSQKLKIALPKGSLQDPTIKLLEQAGYNVYTSSRGLRPDSDDAELDIYLIRAQEIGRYLASGFIDCGITGLDWASAHAEALVDLAELPYSRATVRPTKWVLVVPEDSPIRSVKDLEGKRIATEGVEITQNYLKKHNVNAHVEYSWGATEVKVPDLVDAIVDVTETGNSLRANKLRIVDTLLTSFPHFYGSKEAYADDWKKEKMGRMVLMLKAAIAARGKVGLKMNLPEKSLSAVLDTLPSLRRPTVSHLSEEGWVAVETIIEDAVARNLIPDLKELGAEGIIEYPLSKIVL, from the coding sequence ATGTCCCAGAAACTCAAAATAGCCCTGCCCAAAGGCTCGCTCCAGGATCCTACGATCAAGCTGCTGGAACAGGCTGGCTATAATGTCTACACGTCATCCCGTGGCCTGCGCCCCGACTCCGATGACGCGGAGCTGGACATCTACCTGATCCGGGCCCAGGAAATCGGTCGCTACCTCGCCTCCGGATTCATCGACTGCGGTATCACCGGACTCGACTGGGCATCGGCCCACGCCGAGGCACTCGTCGACCTCGCCGAGCTTCCCTACTCCCGCGCCACCGTCCGCCCCACCAAGTGGGTGCTGGTCGTGCCCGAGGACTCCCCCATCCGCTCGGTGAAGGACCTCGAAGGCAAACGCATCGCGACCGAAGGGGTGGAAATCACCCAGAACTACCTTAAAAAACACAACGTCAACGCCCATGTCGAGTATTCCTGGGGTGCCACTGAGGTCAAAGTACCTGATCTCGTCGACGCCATCGTCGATGTCACCGAAACCGGCAACTCGCTCCGCGCCAACAAGCTCCGCATCGTCGATACCCTGCTGACCTCCTTCCCCCACTTCTACGGCTCGAAAGAGGCCTATGCAGACGACTGGAAAAAGGAGAAAATGGGCCGTATGGTGCTCATGCTCAAGGCCGCCATCGCGGCACGGGGCAAGGTCGGCCTGAAAATGAACCTGCCGGAAAAATCCTTGTCCGCCGTCCTCGATACACTACCTTCCCTACGTCGCCCAACCGTTTCCCACCTTTCCGAGGAGGGCTGGGTTGCCGTCGAAACCATCATCGAGGATGCCGTGGCCCGCAACCTGATCCCCGATCTGAAGGAACTCGGAGCCGAGGGCATCATCGAATACCCCTTGTCGAAAATTGTTCTGTAG